One genomic window of Candidatus Latescibacterota bacterium includes the following:
- a CDS encoding T9SS type A sorting domain-containing protein: MTGKSIFKTIVVCLSAIFIFSGLSSAARDDDMSSIEEVQRRIDRNGYGWIAGKTSLSELTAEEFLSMCRAKVPIELERRINSRPATVDDRPFLMAAPSTWDWRDSGIVSSVKNQGGCGSCWDFAAFGALEAVILQNEAIEYDLSEQQVLSCRTQGSGCNGGWYSWAWEYISEYGAVLETCMPYQADDDVPCTDALCTKVASAGEWYDVPNNVESIKQAVMISPVATTFTVYDDFRDYIGGCYEHADEEPINHAVVIVGWDDMMCGGEGAWLIKNSWGTGWGLDGYFWIKYGSCRVGYATQRITYNPGDRLVYHGMEIDDSLGDGDGRPDPGETVVLEVTLFCEPVSSSRTGVTVILQSQDDLVEIIQPASVYPDFQPGDQYAGITDFQLTISEFAAPGAIVEFQIDVSADGGSYTGSDTFEVMIGDIPILLVDDDAGSNYDDYFSTALLNNGYLFDKWSEDDLGYPSVALMNKYSAIVWLTGISGDIEAENRTSISGYLELGGRMLMSGQDIGWQLNNEGFVAEIVFYNAYMHADYIQDDSGFRTLTGISGDPIGDGLSFGIGGGDGSGNQDWPSEIEPRTGASGILEYSAGTEAGLRYAGFHRMVYLAFGLEAINTSSVRDTLMARSLEWLVDTWPDLEQPSVVLAYPVGGEELEADDLCTITWTASDNIGVTSIDIIRSFDAGVTYPDTVSLGEPNDGSFEWTVPDSASTASRIMIIARDDAGLAMYDESGDFTTSSVTSAIPDIAGFMLRQNVPNPFNPVTTIRFDVPFKSNVKISVFNVNGQLVRDLADKVFEAGRREIVWDGRDMTGSMSASGVYFCRMSAGDQIQTRKMVLLR; the protein is encoded by the coding sequence ATGACGGGAAAATCAATTTTCAAAACGATTGTCGTCTGTCTGTCGGCAATATTTATTTTTTCAGGCCTGTCTTCAGCTGCCCGTGACGATGATATGTCCTCCATTGAGGAGGTCCAGAGGCGGATAGACCGGAACGGGTATGGATGGATAGCGGGAAAGACTTCCCTGTCGGAACTTACCGCAGAGGAATTCCTTTCAATGTGCAGAGCAAAAGTGCCGATAGAGCTCGAAAGAAGAATAAATTCACGACCTGCTACAGTTGATGACAGGCCATTTCTTATGGCTGCGCCATCGACCTGGGACTGGCGTGATTCAGGGATAGTCTCTTCAGTAAAAAACCAGGGAGGATGTGGCAGTTGCTGGGACTTCGCCGCTTTTGGCGCTCTTGAGGCAGTCATCCTGCAGAACGAGGCGATCGAGTACGATCTCTCGGAGCAGCAGGTGCTTTCATGCAGGACGCAGGGGTCGGGTTGTAATGGAGGGTGGTATTCATGGGCGTGGGAGTATATCAGTGAGTACGGAGCTGTTCTGGAGACCTGCATGCCGTACCAGGCGGATGACGATGTGCCCTGTACAGATGCTCTGTGTACAAAGGTGGCATCTGCTGGGGAATGGTACGATGTGCCGAATAATGTAGAATCCATCAAGCAGGCGGTCATGATTTCTCCTGTAGCGACTACGTTCACAGTATATGATGATTTTAGGGATTATATAGGCGGTTGCTATGAACACGCGGACGAAGAACCGATAAACCATGCTGTAGTGATCGTCGGATGGGACGATATGATGTGTGGAGGGGAAGGTGCCTGGCTGATAAAAAACAGCTGGGGTACTGGTTGGGGGCTGGACGGGTATTTCTGGATCAAGTATGGATCGTGCAGGGTCGGATACGCGACTCAGAGGATCACGTACAATCCCGGTGACAGGCTTGTGTATCATGGAATGGAGATAGATGACTCATTGGGAGATGGGGATGGGAGGCCCGATCCGGGCGAGACTGTCGTCCTGGAAGTGACTTTGTTCTGCGAGCCGGTTTCTTCTTCAAGGACCGGGGTCACAGTAATTTTACAGAGTCAGGATGATCTTGTTGAAATCATTCAACCTGCATCCGTTTATCCCGATTTCCAACCCGGTGATCAGTATGCGGGGATTACAGATTTCCAGCTCACTATAAGTGAATTCGCGGCTCCCGGTGCAATAGTAGAATTCCAGATCGATGTATCTGCCGATGGAGGAAGTTACACCGGCTCTGATACTTTTGAGGTCATGATCGGGGATATCCCGATTTTGCTTGTCGATGACGATGCCGGATCTAATTACGATGACTATTTCAGTACAGCCCTTTTGAATAACGGATATCTGTTTGACAAGTGGAGCGAGGATGATCTCGGGTATCCCTCCGTCGCTCTTATGAACAAATATTCAGCAATAGTCTGGCTGACTGGTATTTCAGGGGATATCGAGGCCGAAAACAGGACCTCGATATCCGGTTATCTTGAACTTGGCGGCAGGATGTTGATGTCTGGACAGGATATCGGCTGGCAGCTGAATAACGAGGGGTTTGTCGCAGAGATCGTTTTCTACAATGCATATATGCATGCTGACTATATACAGGATGATTCCGGGTTCAGGACTCTGACAGGAATATCGGGTGATCCGATCGGTGATGGGCTGTCATTTGGGATCGGCGGGGGTGATGGAAGCGGCAATCAGGATTGGCCAAGTGAGATCGAGCCAAGAACGGGTGCTTCGGGGATCCTCGAATACTCCGCTGGAACCGAGGCGGGGTTAAGATATGCGGGCTTTCACAGAATGGTATATCTCGCATTTGGTCTGGAAGCCATCAATACAAGCTCGGTGAGAGACACATTGATGGCCAGATCTCTCGAGTGGCTGGTCGACACCTGGCCCGACCTGGAACAACCATCTGTAGTGTTGGCTTATCCTGTCGGCGGGGAGGAACTCGAAGCTGATGATCTCTGCACTATAACCTGGACGGCTTCTGATAATATCGGAGTGACATCAATCGATATAATACGCTCTTTCGATGCTGGTGTCACCTATCCGGATACGGTGTCTCTGGGTGAACCGAATGATGGATCATTCGAATGGACCGTGCCTGACAGCGCCTCGACTGCCTCAAGGATAATGATTATTGCGAGAGACGATGCGGGATTGGCAATGTATGATGAATCAGGGGATTTTACTACGAGTTCCGTGACATCGGCAATTCCTGATATCGCTGGATTCATGCTCCGGCAGAATGTTCCGAATCCGTTTAATCCTGTGACGACAATAAGATTCGACGTTCCGTTCAAGTCGAATGTCAAGATATCAGTGTTTAATGTCAACGGACAACTGGTTAGAGACCTTGCAGACAAAGTCTTTGAAGCAG
- a CDS encoding alpha/beta fold hydrolase: MKKTTGKNVSVFLLGVLLVFSLFSGVSVEGRTGESLQYDLSGAWGGYLELQGARLRIIFNLTKTGAGTYTATLDSPDQGAKGIPVSSVLIDGDSIHIEVAVANGRFSAFHDHSNSVLDGTWFQSGMILPLVLSKDIDMPSDKKPQDPVSPYPYREEEIVFRNEDAGIDLAGTLTIPENSGVFPAVVLISGSGPQDRNEEVLGHRPFLVISDHLTRKGIAVLRYDDRGVGGSSGDFSAATSVDFAGDARSAIEYLRSRGEIDRSAIGLVGHSEGGLIAPMIASQKTNVSYIILLGGPGLNGGDILLLQSELIFMASGFEQDLVDRLMEQKRLEHSIILGENNSALAKEKMIEASSAFLSSYTQDELVKIGYKPGIIEQRADIYLTSWFRFFMSYDPAPAISRLSCSVLALWGEKDLQVPPVENISAIRKALEAGGNSDYQLKVFPGLNHLFQHCDSGSPSEYASIAETFSPEVLDFISSWILEKTGDTKH, translated from the coding sequence TTGAAAAAGACAACGGGAAAGAACGTTTCTGTATTCCTATTAGGTGTTTTGCTGGTTTTCTCATTGTTTTCAGGGGTTTCAGTGGAGGGAAGGACAGGGGAGAGCCTGCAGTATGATTTAAGCGGCGCCTGGGGGGGATATCTGGAATTGCAGGGAGCCAGACTGCGGATAATCTTCAACCTGACAAAGACCGGAGCGGGTACATACACAGCTACACTCGACAGCCCGGACCAGGGCGCAAAGGGCATTCCAGTTTCTTCAGTATTGATCGACGGGGACAGCATCCATATTGAGGTCGCGGTCGCGAATGGCCGGTTCAGTGCGTTCCATGATCACTCGAATTCAGTGCTTGACGGGACCTGGTTCCAGTCTGGAATGATTTTGCCTCTGGTACTTTCCAAAGACATCGATATGCCGTCGGATAAAAAGCCGCAGGATCCAGTCAGCCCCTATCCATACAGAGAGGAAGAGATCGTATTCAGGAACGAAGATGCCGGGATCGATCTGGCAGGGACCCTTACTATCCCAGAAAATAGCGGAGTCTTTCCAGCGGTGGTCTTGATCAGCGGCTCAGGACCGCAGGACAGAAATGAGGAAGTTCTGGGACACAGGCCCTTCCTAGTCATATCGGATCACCTCACACGGAAGGGTATAGCTGTCCTGAGATATGACGATCGAGGTGTCGGAGGTTCATCAGGAGATTTTTCAGCAGCTACTTCTGTCGATTTCGCGGGAGATGCCAGATCAGCCATCGAATACCTGAGATCGAGAGGTGAGATTGACAGATCTGCGATCGGGCTTGTCGGGCACAGTGAGGGTGGGTTGATCGCCCCCATGATCGCATCCCAGAAAACGAATGTCTCGTATATTATCCTTCTAGGAGGACCGGGGCTCAACGGCGGTGATATTCTTCTTCTTCAAAGCGAATTGATCTTTATGGCAAGCGGATTCGAACAGGATCTTGTCGACAGGCTGATGGAGCAGAAAAGACTGGAACATTCGATAATTCTTGGAGAGAATAATTCTGCTCTGGCAAAAGAAAAGATGATCGAGGCTTCATCTGCTTTCCTTTCCAGCTACACGCAGGATGAACTGGTGAAGATCGGGTACAAGCCGGGGATCATAGAGCAGCGAGCCGACATCTACCTGACGTCCTGGTTCAGATTTTTCATGTCCTATGATCCGGCACCTGCCATTTCGCGGCTCAGTTGTTCCGTTCTGGCACTGTGGGGGGAGAAGGATCTTCAGGTACCTCCGGTTGAGAATATAAGTGCGATCAGGAAAGCCCTTGAGGCCGGAGGTAATTCCGACTACCAGCTGAAAGTCTTTCCGGGACTCAACCATCTTTTCCAACATTGTGACAGCGGATCCCCTTCTGAATATGCCTCCATTGCTGAGACGTTTTCCCCTGAAGTGCTTGATTTTATCAGCTCATGGATATTGGAAAAGACAGGAGATACAAAACACTGA
- a CDS encoding helix-turn-helix transcriptional regulator, whose protein sequence is MDTKVENRIRNFRKEHGLTQEELASAVDVSRQTIISIEKGKYIPSLPLALRIARYFTVSTDDIFRIEE, encoded by the coding sequence TTGGATACTAAAGTTGAAAACAGGATACGGAACTTCCGAAAGGAACATGGGCTGACCCAGGAGGAACTCGCTTCAGCTGTCGATGTTTCCAGGCAGACAATAATCTCTATAGAGAAGGGGAAGTATATTCCGAGCCTGCCTCTGGCCCTGAGGATAGCGAGATACTTCACCGTCAGTACCGATGACATTTTCAGGATCGAGGAGTGA